From Achromobacter spanius, a single genomic window includes:
- the aat gene encoding leucyl/phenylalanyl-tRNA--protein transferase: MKLPWLAADTPFPPAEFALTDPDGLLAAGADLSPERLIQAYSNGIFPWYSEGEPVLWWSPDPRMVLPVKDFAPSHSLRKLLRQIAAREYEATPSVQVRVDTVFPQVMAACAAPRDGQPGTWITAAMQEAYRQWHEAGVVHSIETWIDGELAGGLYGISLGRMFFGESMFTRVPNASKIALAHLVRYLDAQGVEWIDCQQQTRHLASMGAAPVPRERFLRHVRQATQQPGIPWSQGRLDTRGQLHPDTP, translated from the coding sequence TTGAAACTGCCCTGGCTTGCCGCCGACACCCCGTTTCCCCCTGCGGAATTTGCGCTGACGGATCCGGACGGCCTGCTGGCCGCGGGCGCGGACCTGTCGCCGGAACGCCTGATCCAGGCCTATTCCAACGGCATCTTTCCCTGGTACTCGGAAGGCGAGCCCGTGTTGTGGTGGAGTCCCGATCCGCGCATGGTGCTCCCCGTGAAGGACTTCGCGCCGTCGCACTCGCTGCGCAAGCTGCTCCGCCAGATCGCCGCGCGGGAATACGAAGCCACGCCCAGCGTGCAGGTGCGCGTGGATACCGTATTTCCGCAGGTCATGGCGGCCTGCGCCGCGCCGCGCGACGGCCAGCCGGGCACTTGGATCACCGCCGCCATGCAGGAGGCCTACCGTCAATGGCATGAGGCCGGCGTCGTGCACAGCATCGAAACCTGGATCGACGGGGAATTGGCGGGCGGCTTGTACGGCATCAGCCTGGGACGCATGTTCTTCGGCGAATCCATGTTCACCCGCGTCCCGAATGCGTCGAAGATCGCGCTGGCGCATCTGGTTCGCTACCTGGATGCGCAGGGCGTCGAATGGATCGACTGCCAGCAGCAGACGCGCCATCTGGCCAGCATGGGCGCCGCCCCCGTGCCTCGGGAACGCTTTCTGCGGCATGTCCGGCAAGCCACCCAGCAGCCGGGGATTCCGTGGTCGCAAGGCCGGCTGGACACGCGTGGACAGCTGCATCCGGATACACCCTAG
- a CDS encoding quinone-dependent dihydroorotate dehydrogenase has translation MSILFHAYPLARPALFAMDAETAHEVTLSGLQRAYECGATRKLMHAQPKAPCTLMGMQLANPIGLAAGLDKNGAYIDALGNLGFGFIEVGTVTPRAQPGNPKPRMFRLPRANALINRLGFNNQGLDAFLANVQRSTWRKQGGILGLNIGKNADTPIERAADDYLIGLDGVYPHADYVTVNISSPNTKNLRALQSGDELSALLAQLADKRRALEDQHQRRVPMAVKIAPDLTQEEIDAIAEILPRHGIDGVIATNTTLSRDAVKGQAHSDEAGGLSGAPVHQLSLAVIRRLKERLGNSLAIIGVGGVLSGREAREKMEAGADAVQLYTGLIYRGPGLVGECVRAVAPR, from the coding sequence ATGTCTATCCTTTTCCACGCCTACCCCCTGGCCCGCCCGGCGCTGTTCGCCATGGACGCGGAAACCGCCCACGAAGTCACTTTGTCGGGCCTGCAGCGCGCCTACGAATGTGGCGCCACGCGCAAGCTCATGCACGCGCAGCCCAAGGCTCCCTGCACGCTGATGGGGATGCAGCTGGCCAACCCGATCGGGCTGGCCGCCGGCCTGGACAAGAACGGCGCCTATATCGACGCGCTGGGCAACCTGGGTTTTGGCTTCATCGAGGTCGGCACGGTCACCCCGCGCGCGCAGCCCGGCAATCCCAAGCCGCGCATGTTCCGCCTGCCGCGCGCCAATGCGCTGATCAACCGGCTGGGCTTCAACAACCAGGGACTGGACGCGTTCCTGGCCAACGTGCAGCGCAGCACGTGGCGCAAGCAAGGCGGGATCCTGGGCCTGAACATCGGCAAGAACGCGGACACGCCCATCGAACGGGCCGCCGACGACTACCTGATCGGCCTGGATGGCGTGTACCCGCATGCCGACTATGTCACCGTGAACATTTCGTCGCCCAATACCAAGAACCTGCGCGCGCTGCAAAGCGGCGACGAGCTCTCCGCGCTGCTCGCGCAGCTGGCCGACAAGCGCCGCGCCCTGGAAGACCAGCACCAGCGCCGGGTGCCGATGGCGGTGAAGATCGCGCCGGACCTGACGCAGGAAGAGATCGACGCCATCGCCGAGATCCTGCCGCGCCACGGCATTGACGGCGTCATCGCCACCAACACCACGCTGTCGCGCGACGCGGTGAAGGGTCAGGCCCACTCGGACGAGGCAGGCGGCCTGTCCGGCGCCCCGGTGCATCAACTGTCGCTGGCGGTGATCCGCCGCCTGAAGGAACGGCTGGGCAACAGCCTGGCCATCATTGGCGTGGGCGGCGTGCTGTCTGGCCGCGAGGCCCGCGAAAAGATGGAAGCCGGCGCCGACGCGGTGCAGCTCTACACGGGCCTTATCTACCGCGGCCCCGGTCTGGTCGGAGAATGCGTGCGCGCCGTGGCGCCCCGCTGA
- a CDS encoding arginyltransferase: MSQLKELPFSTLQFYATAPYPCSYLPGRQARSQVAAPGHLINAGTYSQLVEQGFRRSGLFTYRPHCDNCHACIPVRVDTAGFAPNRSQRRAWRDHQHLQSFVAELAWSPEHYRLYTRYQQGRHPGGGMDEDSRTQYAQFLLTSRVNTRLVEFRNAEGVLVMVSIIDVLDDGLSSVYTFYDPDIADGLGTYSILWQVEQCRALNLPWLYLGYWIADSRKMSYKSAFRPAQFLVDGEWRDSPERPPL, translated from the coding sequence ATGAGCCAGCTGAAAGAACTTCCCTTCTCCACGCTGCAGTTTTACGCAACCGCCCCCTACCCTTGCAGCTATCTGCCGGGTCGCCAGGCCCGGTCGCAGGTCGCCGCGCCCGGACATCTGATCAACGCGGGCACGTATTCCCAACTGGTGGAACAGGGCTTTCGCCGCAGCGGCCTCTTTACCTACCGACCTCATTGCGACAACTGCCACGCCTGCATTCCCGTGCGGGTGGACACGGCGGGCTTCGCTCCCAACCGCAGCCAGCGCCGCGCGTGGCGCGATCATCAGCATCTGCAGTCGTTCGTGGCGGAGCTGGCGTGGTCGCCCGAGCACTACCGGCTCTACACCCGCTACCAGCAGGGCCGGCATCCGGGCGGCGGCATGGACGAAGACAGCCGCACGCAATACGCGCAGTTCCTCTTGACCAGCCGCGTCAACACCCGACTGGTCGAGTTCCGAAACGCCGAGGGCGTACTGGTGATGGTCTCCATCATCGACGTGCTGGACGACGGCCTGTCCTCGGTCTACACGTTCTACGACCCGGACATCGCCGATGGCCTGGGCACGTACAGCATTCTGTGGCAGGTCGAACAGTGCCGCGCACTGAACCTGCCGTGGCTGTATCTGGGCTACTGGATCGCCGATAGCCGCAAGATGTCCTACAAATCCGCCTTCCGTCCGGCGCAGTTCCTGGTCGACGGGGAATGGCGCGACAGTCCCGAGCGTCCGCCCCTCTGA
- the phaP gene encoding TIGR01841 family phasin (Members of this family are phasins (small proteins associated with inclusions such as PHA granules). Note that several different families of phasins have been named PhaP despite very little sequence similarity to each other.), whose translation MSAIPQQVLDRQKASINTIVAAQTAVFAGFEKLVELNLKVVKATLDEVAQKSQQAAEVKDPQEAAAFATGLLQPGAEKALAYTKHVYDIVAGVQGSLVKLTEEQIAESQQQLSEAVDQFSKNAPTGSESAVALIKSSLATATSAYDSMTKAAKQAAEVAESNLNAAANATFKAATDAADAATKVAGRSRRSA comes from the coding sequence ATGAGCGCAATTCCGCAACAAGTTCTGGACCGTCAAAAGGCCAGCATCAACACCATCGTGGCTGCCCAGACGGCCGTCTTCGCCGGCTTCGAAAAGCTGGTCGAGCTGAACCTGAAGGTCGTGAAGGCCACCCTGGACGAAGTCGCCCAGAAGTCGCAGCAAGCCGCTGAAGTCAAGGATCCGCAGGAAGCCGCCGCGTTCGCGACGGGCCTGCTGCAACCGGGCGCCGAAAAGGCCCTGGCCTACACCAAGCACGTGTATGACATCGTTGCTGGCGTGCAAGGCAGCCTGGTCAAGCTGACCGAAGAACAGATCGCCGAAAGCCAGCAACAGCTGAGCGAAGCCGTCGACCAGTTCTCCAAGAACGCCCCGACCGGTTCCGAAAGCGCCGTTGCCCTGATCAAGTCCTCGCTGGCCACCGCGACCAGCGCCTACGATTCGATGACCAAGGCCGCCAAGCAGGCCGCTGAAGTCGCCGAGTCGAACCTGAACGCCGCCGCCAACGCGACCTTCAAGGCCGCCACGGACGCCGCCGACGCCGCCACCAAGGTTGCCGGCCGCAGCCGCCGCAGCGCCTAA
- a CDS encoding NUDIX hydrolase produces MTAKSPLEYFPAPRRSHFCSQCGSPVNRRVPEGDNRERDICDHCGAIHYQNPRLVVGTVPVWENRVLLCLRAIEPRYNTWTLPAGFMELGESTAQGAARETLEESGAKIQLGDIYTIIDVPQIEQVHVFYLAQAMGPELDPGPESLEARWYDEADILWDDLAFRTVASTLRLFFEDRKRGTFGPHHYTLESHR; encoded by the coding sequence ATGACCGCCAAATCGCCCCTCGAATACTTCCCCGCTCCGCGCCGTTCCCACTTTTGCAGCCAGTGCGGCTCGCCGGTAAACCGCCGCGTGCCGGAAGGCGACAACCGCGAGCGTGACATCTGCGATCATTGCGGGGCGATTCATTACCAGAACCCGCGGTTGGTGGTCGGCACCGTGCCCGTCTGGGAAAACCGCGTGCTGCTCTGTCTGCGCGCCATCGAACCCCGCTACAACACGTGGACCCTGCCGGCCGGCTTCATGGAACTCGGCGAGAGCACGGCGCAAGGCGCGGCCCGTGAAACGCTGGAAGAATCCGGCGCCAAGATCCAGCTGGGCGACATCTACACCATCATCGACGTGCCGCAGATCGAGCAGGTGCATGTGTTCTACCTGGCCCAGGCGATGGGTCCGGAGCTGGATCCCGGCCCGGAAAGCCTGGAAGCCCGCTGGTACGACGAGGCCGATATTCTCTGGGACGACCTGGCGTTTCGCACCGTCGCCAGCACCCTGCGCCTGTTCTTCGAAGACCGCAAACGCGGCACCTTCGGCCCGCATCACTACACCTTAGAATCCCACCGTTGA
- a CDS encoding tripartite tricarboxylate transporter substrate binding protein BugD — MTFIPRTLSALLAAGALFAAGAAHAEYPERPINMVVPFAAGGPTDNVARSLAEAMRPSLGQTVVVENKGGAGGTIGTTQVARAQPDGYSILLMHAGFSTAPSLYKNPGYDPFTSFEPVGLVVDVPMTIVARSDFPPNTIAELADYVKKNKDKVSLANAGIGAASHLCGTMLVEALGVQLLTIPYKGTAPAMNDLLGKQVDLMCDQTTNTTQQIEGGKVKAYAVTSLKRVPTLPKLPTMDESGYKGFEVGIWHGMWVPKGTPKPVVDKLVKSLQAGLADPKFQERMKQLGATVLTSEANPDALTAKVKQQVPQWAELFKKAGIEKQ, encoded by the coding sequence ATGACTTTCATTCCCCGCACGCTTTCGGCCCTACTCGCGGCCGGTGCCCTGTTCGCGGCCGGCGCCGCGCACGCGGAATACCCGGAACGCCCCATCAACATGGTGGTGCCGTTCGCGGCAGGCGGCCCGACGGACAACGTCGCCCGCTCCCTTGCGGAAGCCATGCGGCCCAGCCTGGGCCAGACGGTCGTCGTTGAAAACAAGGGCGGCGCCGGCGGCACCATCGGCACCACCCAGGTCGCCCGCGCCCAGCCGGACGGCTATTCCATCCTGCTGATGCACGCCGGCTTCTCGACCGCCCCCTCGCTGTACAAGAATCCGGGGTATGACCCCTTCACGAGCTTCGAGCCCGTTGGTCTGGTGGTCGACGTGCCGATGACCATCGTTGCCCGTTCGGACTTCCCGCCCAACACCATCGCCGAGCTGGCTGACTACGTCAAAAAGAACAAGGACAAGGTGTCGCTCGCCAACGCCGGCATCGGCGCCGCCAGCCACCTGTGCGGCACCATGCTGGTCGAAGCCCTGGGCGTGCAACTGCTGACCATCCCGTACAAGGGCACCGCCCCCGCCATGAACGACCTGCTGGGCAAGCAGGTCGACCTGATGTGCGACCAGACCACCAACACCACGCAGCAGATCGAAGGCGGCAAGGTGAAGGCCTACGCCGTGACCAGCCTGAAGCGCGTTCCCACGCTGCCCAAGCTGCCGACCATGGACGAGTCCGGCTATAAGGGCTTTGAAGTGGGCATCTGGCATGGCATGTGGGTGCCGAAGGGCACGCCCAAGCCCGTGGTGGACAAGCTGGTCAAGAGCCTGCAGGCCGGCCTGGCCGACCCCAAGTTCCAGGAGCGCATGAAGCAACTCGGCGCCACCGTGCTGACGTCGGAAGCCAACCCCGACGCGCTGACCGCCAAGGTCAAGCAGCAGGTCCCGCAGTGGGCCGAGCTGTTCAAGAAGGCCGGCATCGAAAAGCAATAA